In Gemmatimonadales bacterium, a single genomic region encodes these proteins:
- a CDS encoding OsmC family protein, whose translation MAAPTKRISLRWQHGMAFEGGPEGKPPIAVDGDGKTGPGPMDTLLVALAACTASDVVSILEKMRLPVQAMTVDVVGERRPDHPKRYTSIVLTYRVRAAGAREEQVRHAIDLSLGKYCSVTHSLAPDIARRYELVLEA comes from the coding sequence GTGGCGGCCCCGACGAAGCGCATCTCGCTGCGCTGGCAGCACGGGATGGCGTTCGAGGGCGGTCCCGAGGGCAAGCCCCCGATCGCGGTCGACGGCGACGGCAAGACCGGCCCCGGGCCGATGGACACGCTGCTGGTGGCGCTGGCGGCCTGCACGGCCAGCGACGTGGTGTCGATTCTGGAGAAGATGCGCCTGCCGGTGCAGGCGATGACGGTCGACGTGGTGGGCGAGCGCCGGCCGGATCATCCCAAGCGCTACACGTCGATCGTGCTGACCTACCGGGTCCGCGCGGCGGGCGCTCGGGAGGAGCAGGTGCGCCACGCCATCGACCTCTCGCTCGGGAAGTACTGCTCGGTGACCCACTCGCTCGCCCCGGACATCGCGCGCCGCTATGAGCTGGTGCTGGAGGCGTAG
- a CDS encoding cyclic nucleotide-binding domain-containing protein, with amino-acid sequence MDLALLRQAAIFHDLDEGELARVLEICKEQKFRSSATVFKEGEPSNRLYIIAEGEVRISRIVPGSGEEALAVLKAGTCFGEMGIFDRSERSTDAIANTDCTLLTITRSDFELLLDFNRDVAYKVLWAVVRLLSSRLRVTNDNLRSFLAMSMF; translated from the coding sequence ATGGACCTCGCGCTGCTCAGGCAAGCCGCCATCTTCCACGACCTCGACGAGGGCGAGCTGGCGCGCGTGCTCGAGATCTGCAAGGAGCAGAAGTTCCGGAGCAGCGCAACGGTGTTCAAGGAAGGCGAGCCGAGCAACCGCCTGTACATCATCGCCGAGGGCGAGGTCCGGATCAGCCGGATCGTGCCGGGGAGCGGCGAAGAGGCGTTGGCGGTCCTCAAGGCCGGCACCTGTTTCGGCGAGATGGGCATCTTCGACCGCTCCGAGCGCTCGACCGACGCGATCGCCAACACCGACTGCACGCTGCTGACCATCACGCGCTCCGACTTCGAGCTGCTGCTCGACTTCAACCGGGACGTCGCGTACAAGGTGCTGTGGGCCGTGGTCCGCCTGCTGTCCAGCCGGCTGCGCGTGACCAACGACAACCTCCGTTCGTTCCTCGCGATGTCCATGTTCTGA
- a CDS encoding acetate--CoA ligase family protein, with protein MLDSILRPRSIAVVGASRHPNTIGYQILDNLIRYGFQGPLYPVNPKAPVVHSIRAYPSVTAIPDPVDLAVIVVPKDLVLATAEECGQKGVKGLVVITAGFAEVGGEGAERERRLVEIVRRHGMRMVGPNCMGVLNSSTDFSMNATFAPTMPPYGPVGFISQSGAMGLSILDYAEELGIGIHQFVSVGNKADVSGNDLLLYWADDAAIRVILMYLESFGNARRFYEIARRLTRHKPIFVVKAGRTAAGARAASSHTAALAGTDLAADALMEQCGVLRAQTVEELFDYAMAFPRLPLPKGDRVAIISNAGGPAIILADACESAGLRVAELAPETQGAIRAQLPEEAAVRNPVDLIASATAETFGNVLGLVLQDPNIDAVIVSVAPPPLKGKAGDVAEAIVKATAARRDIPVMAVLLGRQGVSAGMRNLLRAGMPGYIFPESAARALAAMNRYRKWLERPEGTVQRFPADAAKVTEIVARARHERREKLSETEALEVLEAYGIPTVPWRRALTEDEAVAAARDVGHPVVLKVISGAIVHKSDVGGVVVGLGSESEVREGYRRMLQRVRERAGVSPDAVLVQRMIPGGRETIVGSARDPRTGPLIMFGLGGVAVEVLKDVVFRVHPLSDVDAREMVRAIRGYPLLEGVRSEPAVDVVALEEILQRVSQLAGEHEAILDLDINPLVAFPDRALALDARFRVAV; from the coding sequence GTGCTCGACTCGATCCTCCGTCCACGCTCGATCGCGGTCGTCGGCGCATCCCGGCACCCGAACACCATCGGGTACCAGATCCTCGACAACCTGATCCGCTACGGCTTCCAGGGACCGCTGTACCCGGTCAATCCGAAGGCGCCGGTCGTCCACTCGATCCGCGCCTACCCCAGCGTGACCGCCATCCCGGACCCGGTGGACCTCGCCGTCATCGTGGTGCCGAAGGACCTGGTGCTCGCGACAGCGGAGGAGTGTGGGCAGAAGGGCGTGAAGGGCCTGGTCGTCATCACGGCGGGGTTCGCGGAGGTGGGCGGGGAAGGCGCGGAGCGCGAGCGGCGGCTGGTCGAGATCGTGCGGCGGCACGGGATGCGGATGGTCGGTCCCAACTGCATGGGCGTGCTGAACAGCTCGACCGATTTCTCGATGAACGCCACCTTCGCGCCGACGATGCCGCCCTACGGGCCGGTGGGCTTCATCAGCCAGTCGGGCGCGATGGGCCTCAGCATCCTCGACTACGCCGAGGAGCTGGGGATCGGGATCCACCAGTTCGTGTCGGTGGGCAACAAGGCGGACGTGTCGGGGAACGACCTGCTGCTCTACTGGGCCGACGACGCGGCGATTCGCGTGATCCTGATGTACCTGGAGAGCTTCGGCAACGCGCGGCGCTTCTACGAGATCGCGCGGCGGCTCACGCGCCACAAGCCGATCTTCGTGGTCAAGGCGGGCCGTACCGCCGCCGGGGCGCGCGCGGCCTCGTCGCATACGGCGGCGCTGGCCGGGACGGACCTGGCGGCCGACGCGCTCATGGAGCAGTGCGGCGTTCTGCGCGCGCAGACCGTGGAGGAGCTGTTCGACTACGCGATGGCGTTCCCGCGGCTGCCGCTGCCCAAGGGCGACCGGGTGGCCATCATCAGCAACGCCGGCGGCCCCGCCATCATCCTCGCGGACGCCTGCGAGTCGGCCGGCCTCAGGGTGGCGGAGCTGGCGCCCGAGACCCAGGGCGCCATCCGTGCGCAGCTGCCGGAGGAGGCCGCGGTCCGCAACCCGGTCGACCTCATCGCCTCCGCCACCGCCGAGACCTTCGGCAACGTGCTCGGCCTCGTGCTGCAGGACCCCAACATCGACGCGGTGATCGTGTCGGTGGCCCCGCCGCCCCTGAAGGGCAAGGCGGGCGACGTGGCGGAGGCGATCGTGAAGGCCACCGCCGCCAGGCGCGACATCCCGGTGATGGCCGTGTTGCTCGGCCGGCAGGGCGTTTCGGCGGGGATGCGCAACCTGCTCCGCGCGGGCATGCCTGGCTACATCTTCCCCGAGTCGGCCGCGCGCGCGCTGGCGGCGATGAACCGTTACCGGAAGTGGCTCGAGCGGCCCGAGGGGACCGTGCAGCGGTTCCCGGCCGACGCCGCGAAGGTGACCGAGATCGTCGCCCGGGCACGGCACGAGCGGCGGGAGAAGCTGAGCGAGACGGAGGCGCTGGAGGTGCTCGAGGCCTACGGGATCCCCACAGTGCCGTGGCGCCGCGCGCTCACCGAAGACGAGGCGGTCGCGGCCGCGCGCGACGTGGGCCACCCCGTCGTGCTCAAGGTCATCAGCGGTGCCATCGTCCACAAGAGCGACGTGGGCGGCGTCGTCGTGGGGCTCGGCTCGGAGAGCGAGGTCCGCGAGGGCTACCGCCGGATGCTGCAGCGCGTGCGGGAGCGGGCAGGCGTCTCGCCCGACGCGGTGCTGGTGCAGCGGATGATCCCCGGTGGCCGCGAGACCATCGTCGGCTCCGCCCGAGACCCGCGCACCGGCCCGCTCATCATGTTCGGCCTCGGCGGGGTCGCGGTGGAGGTGCTCAAGGACGTCGTCTTCCGGGTGCATCCCCTGTCGGACGTGGACGCCCGCGAGATGGTCCGGGCGATTCGGGGCTACCCGCTGCTGGAGGGCGTGCGGAGCGAGCCGGCGGTGGACGTGGTGGCGCTCGAGGAGATCCTCCAGCGCGTGTCCCAGCTCGCGGGCGAGCACGAGGCCATCCTCGACCTGGACATCAATCCGCTGGTGGCGTTCCCGGACCGGGCCCTGGCCCTCGACGCCCGATTCCGCGTTGCGGTGTGA
- a CDS encoding CDP-alcohol phosphatidyltransferase family protein, producing MSFSRVPLALVFVYLPAVGVRLGVLAAAAATDLLDGWLARRLGPSRLGAWMDPVADKVFMLTAFGVLALSGALGPFEVAGVLLRDVLAPAGYLASVVAHRPFRVPPARVGGKAVTVGQTLTLFAWLLDSSFLRPLAWATAAMALYALADYGRLVVRKVERPHP from the coding sequence GTGTCGTTCTCGCGCGTCCCGCTGGCGCTGGTGTTCGTCTATCTCCCGGCGGTCGGCGTGCGCCTGGGCGTGCTCGCGGCGGCGGCGGCCACCGACCTGCTGGACGGGTGGCTGGCGCGGCGACTTGGCCCCTCCCGGCTCGGAGCCTGGATGGACCCCGTGGCCGACAAGGTGTTCATGCTCACCGCCTTCGGAGTGCTGGCCCTCTCGGGGGCGCTCGGGCCGTTCGAGGTCGCCGGGGTCCTGTTGCGGGACGTCCTCGCACCTGCCGGGTATCTGGCCAGCGTGGTCGCGCACCGGCCGTTCAGGGTGCCCCCGGCCCGCGTGGGCGGAAAGGCCGTCACGGTGGGCCAGACGCTGACCCTGTTCGCCTGGCTGCTGGATTCGTCGTTCCTGAGGCCGCTGGCGTGGGCCACGGCGGCGATGGCGCTCTACGCGCTCGCCGACTACGGCCGACTGGTTGTGCGCAAGGTGGAGCGGCCGCACCCCTGA